The proteins below come from a single Drosophila miranda strain MSH22 chromosome Y unlocalized genomic scaffold, D.miranda_PacBio2.1 Contig_Y1_pilon, whole genome shotgun sequence genomic window:
- the LOC117190241 gene encoding inactive peptidyl-prolyl cis-trans isomerase shutdown-like, translating into MEDCDNAPDVDEEELASPSTQSFEELKKLMEPINENIFKRITREGHQGRGLVPDKARVAERYSGYWEGESSPFDSSLMRRTKFYFETGAGCDVLEGLQADVLTMRPYEKAEFIISYKLLFHEMGCPPRIKPRSDGLFKIEVLHFTLIGDSDAFASMAAVDRDKFAIVYPKALDMHMHGKDCVKRFRYRNAVTAFERAVSSLNYCRLANDEDERKQIALLITLNQNLMICYNKLHNPKRVCITMKALRRLTENKPSCKALYQEGCALSALGEYKDARCIFMQAQAKKPDNNEISAKITDLDKKIKKYKEASQDIWTRALSGQKFKEVKDETKCNPSVEELVKELETSEKSSVTLLRGAYINSDIVMLSKMAKEHKMKLTVSPIDENDLTLSKLNLH; encoded by the exons ATGGAAGATTGTGATAACGCTCCAGATGTTGATGAAGAAGAGCTCGCTTCTCCATCGACCCAATCGTTCGAGGAACTCAAAAAATTGATGGAGCCGATCAATGAGAACATTTTTAAGCGCATCACACGTGAGGGGCACCAGGGCCGAGGTCTGGTGCCAGACAAGGCACGTGTCGCTGAGCGCTATAGTGGTTATTGGGAAGGCGAGAGTTCTCCTTTTGATTCCTCATTGATGCGCCGGACTAAATTCTATTTTGAGACCGGTGCAGGTTGCGATGTGCTAGAAGGCCTCCAGGCTGATGTACTTACCATGCGCCCATATGAAAAAGCCGAATTTATTATATCCTATAAGTTGCTATTTCACGAGATGGGCTGCCCGCCGCGCATTAAACCACGTTCAGATGGACTTTTCAAAATCGAAGTTCTTCACTTCACATTGATCGGGGACTCAGATGCCTTCGCGTCAATGGCCGCTGTGGATCGGGACAAGTTTGCAATAGTTTACCCCAAGGCATTAGACATGCACATGCATGGCAAGGACTGTGTGAAGCGCTTTCGCTACCGCAACGCCGTCACTGCCTTCGAGCGGGCCGTAAGCTCTCTAAACTATTGCCGTCTAGCCAATGATGAGGATGAGCGCAAGCAAATCGCTCTGTTGATCACTCTCAAT CAAAACTTGATGATCTGCTACAATAAATTGCATAATCCCAAACGCGTGTGCATTACGATGAAAGCCTTGCGGCGTCTCACTGAAAATAAGCCTTCCTGTAAGGCCCTCTACCAGGAAGGTTGCGCCCTGTCCGCCTTAGGCGAATATAAGGATGCTCGGTGTatatttatgcaggctcaagCCAAGAAGCCCGATAACAATGAGATCAGTGCTAAGATTACTGACCTGGacaagaaaatcaaaaaatacaaagagGCATCTCAGGACATTTGGACTCGTGCGTTGTCAGGCCAGAAGTTTAAAGAAGTAAAGGATGAAACCAAATGTAATCCCAGTGTTGAAGAACTTGTGAAGGAGCTTGAGACTTCCGAAAAATCGTCGGTGACACTTTTGCGGGGTGCCTATATAAACTCGGACATTGTAatgttatccaaaatggcCAAGGAGCACAAAATGAAACTAACGGTGTCCCCTATTGACGAGAATGACTTGACGTTGTCCAAGCTAAATCTGCACTGA
- the LOC117190299 gene encoding uncharacterized protein LOC117190299, giving the protein MQAAETEPKRTKSHIYEVYRLLEEKPGVEEILIMNRSGVPIKTSMERQDALQHACLYENLREKCQAFLSKMEPPQLLTMLRVRTRFHEVLHLMASAKSKGYTS; this is encoded by the exons ATGCAGGCAGCCGAAACTGAG CCCAAGCGTACCAAGAGTCATATTTATGAGGTATACCGACTTTTAGAGGAAAAGCCAGGGGTTGAAGAAATATTAATCATGAATCGTTCCGGTGTGCCGATCAAAACGTCAATGGAACGCCAAGACGCACTTCAACATGCCTGTCTTTATGAGAATTTGCGTGAAAAGTGTCAGGCATTTCTATCAAAAATGGAGCCACCACAGCTCCTGACCATGTTGCGAGTCCGTACCAGATTCCACGAGGTCCTGCACCTGATGGCAAGTGCAAAATCCAAAGGATACACATCTTAA
- the LOC117190297 gene encoding uncharacterized protein LOC117190297 → MQAAETEPKRTKSYIYEVYRLLEEKPGVEEILIMNRSGVPIKTSMERQDALQHACLYENLREKCQAFLSKMEPPQLLTMLRVRTRFHEVLHLMASAKSKGYTS, encoded by the exons ATGCAGGCAGCCGAAACTGAG CCCAAGCGTACCAAGAGTTATATTTATGAGGTATACCGACTTTTAGAGGAAAAGCCAGGGGTTGAAGAAATATTAATCATGAATCGTTCCGGTGTGCCGATCAAAACGTCAATGGAACGCCAAGACGCACTTCAACATGCCTGTCTTTATGAGAATTTGCGTGAAAAGTGTCAGGCATTTCTATCAAAAATGGAGCCACCACAGCTCCTGACCATGTTGCGAGTCCGGACCAGATTCCACGAGGTCCTGCACCTGATGGCAAGTGCAAAATCCAAAGGATACACATCTTAA
- the LOC117190244 gene encoding inactive peptidyl-prolyl cis-trans isomerase shutdown-like, translating to MEPINENIFKRITREGHQGRGLVPDKARVAERYSGYWEGESSPFDSSLMRRTKFYFETGAGCDVLEGLQADVLTMRPYEKAEFIISYKLLFHEMGCPPRIKPRSDGLFKIEVLHFTLIGDSDAFASMAAVDRDKFAIVYPKALDMHMHGKDCVKRFRYRNAVTAFERAVSSLNYCRLANDEDERKQIALLITLNQNLMICYNKLHNPKRVCITMKALRRLTENKPSCKALYQEGCALSALGEYKDARCIFMQAQAKKPDNNEISAKITDLDKKIKKYKEASQDIWTRALSGQKFKEVNDETKCNPSVEELVKELETSEKSSVTLLRGAYINSDIVMLSKMAKEHKMKLTVSPIDENDLTLSKLNLH from the exons GTGCCAGACAAGGCACGTGTCGCTGAGCGCTATAGTGGTTATTGGGAAGGCGAGAGTTCTCCTTTTGATTCCTCATTGATGCGCCGAACTAAATTCTATTTTGAGACCGGTGCAGGTTGCGATGTGCTAGAAGGCCTCCAGGCTGATGTACTTACCATGCGCCCATATGAAAAAGCCGAATTTATTATATCCTATAAGTTGCTATTTCACGAGATGGGCTGCCCGCCGCGCATTAAACCACGTTCAGATGGACTTTTCAAAATCGAAGTTCTTCACTTCACATTGATCGGGGACTCAGATGCCTTCGCGTCAATGGCCGCTGTGGATCGGGACAAGTTTGCAATAGTTTACCCCAAGGCATTAGACATGCACATGCATGGCAAGGACTGTGTGAAGCGCTTTCGCTACCGCAACGCCGTCACTGCCTTCGAGCGGGCCGTAAGCTCTCTAAACTATTGCCGTCTAGCCAATGATGAGGATGAGCGCAAGCAAATCGCTCTGTTGATCACTCTCAAT CAAAACTTGATGATCTGCTACAATAAATTGCATAATCCCAAACGCGTGTGCATTACGATGAAAGCCTTGCGGCGTCTCACTGAAAATAAGCCTTCCTGTAAGGCCCTCTACCAGGAAGGTTGCGCCCTGTCCGCCTTAGGCGAATATAAGGATGCTCGGTGTatatttatgcaggctcaagCCAAGAAGCCCGATAACAATGAGATCAGTGCTAAGATTACTGACCTGGacaagaaaatcaaaaaatacaaagagGCATCTCAGGACATTTGGACTCGTGCGTTGTCAGGCCAGAAGTTTAAAGAAGTAAACGATGAAACCAAATGTAATCCCAGTGTTGAAGAACTTGTGAAGGAGCTTGAGACTTCCGAAAAATCGTCGGTGACACTTTTGCGGGGTGCCTATATAAACTCGGACATTGTGatgttatccaaaatggcCAAGGAGCACAAAATGAAACTAACGGTGTCCCCTATTGACGAGAATGACTTGACGTTGTCCAAGCTAAATCTGCACTGA